CGACGTCAAGCGCGACCCCAAGACCGGTCGCGAGCTCTTCCTCGACTGCAACCCGCGCATCGGGCGCAACTCCTACTACAACGTCGCCGGGGGCGTGAACCCGATGGAGGTGCTCGTCCGCGACGTCATCGACGGCGCGACGGACGAGGTCCGTGTGGCGGCGGACGAGGCCCTCTACACGCTCGTCCCCGTCTCGCTGCTTCGGCGCTACGTGCGCGACGAGGCGCTGCTCGCCGAGGTGGACGGGCTGATCCGTCGCGGGAGGGTCTTCGACCCGCAGCGCTACGACCGCGACCGGGGGCTTCGCCGCCTCATCGACGTCGAGCTCACCGAGAAGAACCACATCCGCAAGTTCGCCCAGTACTACCCCAAGCCCACCGACACCTCCTTCTAGCAGCGAGAGGGGACGCACATGGCCGACCGTCGCACCACGCTCGACGAGCTTCGCGAGGCGTTTGCCCGCAGGACGCGCACCGAGGCGCGGGACTGGTTCCCCGTCTTCAAGGCCCGCTACGGCATGCGCGAGGTCTTCCGCGCCGCGGCCGACGTGCACGGCGCCGGGCAGGTGGTCACCACGCTCTTCACCGGGTGCACCGCGGTCGACTCGATCTTCTCCGCCGGGCTCTCCGCCCGCTACGACGCCATCGACCCCGCCACGCTCACCGTGGACGTCCGCGCGCTCTCCCTGGACGAGTCGGTCCGCGCCGTGATCATCCAGAACTCCTACGGCATCATCGACGAGCGCGCGAGCGCCGAGGCCGCCGCCAAGGCGCACGACGCCGGCGCGCTCTTCATGGAGGACAGCGCGCACTGCGTCACGCGGATGGCGCGCGACGCCGAGGGGCGCCCGCTCGCCGACGTCTCGATCCACTCCCTCGGCATCGAGAAGCAGTTCTCCATCGGCTTCGGCGGCCTCGTGTGGGTGAGCCCCGACATGCCGGACGCTGCGCTGCGCGAGCGAATCGTCTCGGCGCTGGGGTCCCTCCCCGAGCCGCCCGCGCGCCTCAGCCGCAACGCCCGACGCTATCGGACGCAGAACCGCGTGCTCGCCCACCTGCCCGGTTCGCTCGGCCCCGCGCTGCGCGCCTGGCTGACCTCGTCGGGCGGCCTCGAGCCCCCCGTTGCGGCAGTGGAGCAGCGCGGCGAGCTCCCCTACCCCTCCTATCTGCCAAGCGACGAGATCGCGCACAGAATCCTCGCCGCCCTCCCCGGCATCGACGATGACGAGGCCGTGCGGAGGCTCTGGGTTGCGGGCTACGCCGACGCCCTCGAGGGCGAGGACCGGCTCTCCATCCCCCGGGGGGCGCTCGAGGTGGGCCGCACCCAGCCCCTCACCCGCTTCCCGATAGTCCTCTCCGACGAGCCGCGCGCCCGCGCCCTCATCGACGACCTCCGCTCGCACGGGTTCTACTGCGTGGACTGGTATCGGGTGCCCTTCTATCCGGGGGCGACCGAGCTCTCCGCCTATGGCGTCTCGGAGGCAGACCAGGCATACCGCGACTTTCGGAGCACCTACGGGGGCATCGTGGGACTGCCCACCGACCTCGACCCCTCGCGCATGGCAGAGGCGCTCGAGATCGTGCGCGGACACCTCGGCTAGCTGCTGCGACGCGCAGCGACCCTTCCGATCTTCTCGAACAGGGCATCGAAGAACGGGGCCTCCGAGCGGTGGCAGAGGTGCGCCGTCCCGAAGCACGCCACGAGCGCCGCCGCACCGCCGACCAGGGTGTAGGCGAGGTTCGCGAGAAGCCCCTCCGCCGGGCCGAGCAGCGCGCTCAGGCCCGCGAGGACGGCGCCGCCGGAGATCGCCCCCAGCAGGCCGAAGCCGAGGGCGTGCAGCGACGAGACGACGACCGAGCGCATCCCGAAGGGGCCAATCTCGCGGCGGACGGACACGAAGGAGATCACGTCGACCGCGATGAACAGGAACGTCGAGCTGAAGGGCACGACGTAGAGCCCGTACATCGGCGTGAGGACGATGCAGAAGGCGACCTGTATCGCCGAGGCGACGACCGTGGCGAGCGCATAGATCCTCATGCGCATGAGCGACGAGCATATCTTCTGGAAGTAGGTGGAGACGCCGTAGAAGGGCAGCGCGATGGCCTGGAACTGGAGATAGGTCGCCGTGAGCTGGGCGTCGTGCGCGTCAAAGCCGCCGATGACGGCGATGAGATAGGGCGCGAACACGACGAGCAGCAGGGTGCAGGGGATCAGCGTGAAGGCGATCTTGCGTATGCCCGAGGCGACGGTGTGGCGATAGGCGTCCATCCTGCCCGCCACGCGATAGTTCGAGAGCTCGGTGAACATGGTCGTCGAGATGGGGATCGCCAGGATCGAGTACGGCAGCACGTACCAGACGCGCGAGTAGTACGCGATGGCGGCGCCGTTGGCGGTCACCTGGAGCGCGCAGGAGGACTGGACGGCGTTGGTGGGGAACGAGGCGAAGGTCACGACGAGCGTGGGCAGCCCGATGGCGAGTGTCTCGCGCAGCGCGGGGTCGTGCAGGTTCACGCGAAAGCGCAGGCGCACGCCGTGGCGGCGAAGGGCCGGCAGCTGGATGAGCACCTGCGACGCCACGCCGAGGGGGTTGCCGACGGCGAGGACGATGAGCGCCTGGTCCCACGCCATCGTCCCGGAGTTCACCAGGTACGCGTAGATGGTGAACGACGCGATTGTGATGACGTTGTTCAGGATGGGCGCGGCGTTGCTCCAGACGTAGTCCCGCTCGGCGTTGAGGACTCCCGAGATGACCGAGGAAGCGCCGTAGAGCATGACCTCGAAGGCAAAGAACCGGAAGAACCAGACGGCGAGGTCGAAGTCGAACTCCGAGCTCGCACCCGCCGACTGCGTCCACACGAGCGGCACGGCGAAGACGAGGCACAGGACCGACATGGCGCCCATGGCGAGAAGCACGAGCGAGAGGAGGTTGGAGGCGTAGTCCGCGGCGCCGTCGTGCCCGCGCCGGCGCCTCACCGAGAGGTAGACCGGGAGGAAGGACGTGATGAGCATCCCGCCCATGACGAGCTCGTAGAGGAAGTTGGGGAGCGTCGAGGCGACGGTGTAGCAGCTCGCAACCGACATGAGCGCGCCCGAGAGCGCGTTGGCCTGGGCCATCGTCCGCCCGAACCCGGTGATACGGCTCGCGATGATGAGCAGGCTCGCGCCGTTGGCCTTGCGCGCGGCGAGGCTCTCGACCTCCTCCTCGCTCTCCTCGCCGACGACGGAGTCCGTCTCTAGCGGCGCTCTGCCCCTCTCCTCCGCCATGCGCTAGACCGGAGACCCGCCGCCGACGTAGTTGCCGCCCGCGCTGAGCGTGGAGACGATCACGCCCACGCCCGGCGAGGAGGCGTGCACGTACTGGCCCCCACCGATGTAGAGGCCGACGTGGTAGATGGCCGAGGAGCTGCCGCCGTTGCCCCAGAAGACGAGGTCGCCGGGCTTGAGGTTGGAGATGTCGTAGACGATGTGGCCCTTGCCGGCGACGAGGTTGTACTGCAGCTGGGACTGGTGCGGGATGCTGATGCCCACCTGGGCGTAGGCATAGGAGGTGAGGCCGGAGCAGTCGAAGGAGTTGGGGCCTCCCGCCCCCCAGACGTAGGGCTTGCCCACCTGGGCGAGCGCGACGTCGACGACGCTCGAGGGGGCGTTTCCGGAGTTCGTGTTGCCGTTGTCGCTCGCCGAGCCGCCGCCCTGCGACTCCTCCTGCTCGCGCCTCGCCTCCTCGGCCGCCCGGACGGCCTCCTCCTCGGCAAGCTTGTCCTTGAGGTCCTGGTCGAGCGCCTCGTAGTAGCTCTGCTGCTCGGAGACGCGCTGGTTGACCTCGTCCACGCGGGCCTGCTGCTCGGCGACGAGCTCCGACTGGGCCCGCTCCTGCTCGGCGAGCTCCTCCTGCTTCTGCTGGAGCTCGTCGCGGTCGGACTTGACCTGCTCGACGAGCTCGGCGTCGTGGTCGGCGATGCGGTTGGCGTAGAAGAGGTTCGAGAAGAGCTCGTCGAAGTCGGACGAGCCGAGGACGACGTCGATCAGCGACGTGCCGCCGTGCTTGTAGGTGTCGGAGAGGCGCTCGGAGATGGCCTGCTGGCCCTCCTCGATGTCCTGCTCCTTCTGCTCGATCTCCGCCTGGGTCTGCTCGATCTGGGCGCGCGTCTGCTCGAGCTCCTCGGTCACGGCGGCAAGCTCGCCGTTCGCGAGCTCGAGCTCCATTGTGTACTCCTGGAGCTGGGCATACGCCTCGTTCACGCGCTCCTGGATCTCCGCGGAGGTCTCCGCGAGCGCGGGCGACGGGAGAACGGCCAGGCCGAGCGCGAGGGTCCCGGACACGACGGCGGCGAGCAGGGTACGGCTGAGCTTCATGTGCGAACCACCTTTTTTCTTATCGTCGTCCGGCCATCTTAGCAAAACGCCCTGTCGCGCAGACGCTCCCGGGGGGTCCTCCGCAAATCGAGCGAAAAGCTAGCGACGCCGCGCGTCGAGCTCCCCCGCGAGCTCCTCCGTCGTGACGCCGTAGCGCTCGAGCGTGACGAGCAGGTGGTAGACGAGGTCCGCCGCCTCGTAGCGGATGTGGTCGTGGTCGTCGTCCTTGCAGGCCATGATGACCTCGGACGCCTCCTCGGCGAGCTTCTTGAGCAGACCGTCCTCCTTGCCCTGGAGCAGGCGTGCCGTGTAGGAGGACTCCGGCGAGGCCTGGCGGCGGCCATGGATCACCTCGGCGAGCCCCGCGATGGTCTGCCCCAAGTCCCCGTTGACGACGTTCTCGGTGCGCTCGCCCATGTCTACTCTCCGTCCTTCTCGCCCGCGTCCGCGAGCTGCCTGAAGAAGCAGCTCCTGTGTCCCGTGTGGCAGGCCGGGCCCGGCGAGTCCACCTCGACGAGCAGGGTGTCGGCGTCGCAGTCGACCAAGACGCGTCGCACCTGCTGAACGTTGCCGCTGGTGGCGCCCTTGTTCCAGAGCTCCTGCCGGCTGCGGCTCCAGAACCACGTGGTCCCCGTCTCGAGCGTGAGGCGGAGCGACTCCGCGCTCATCCACGCCACCATGAGGACCTCCCCGGTGCCTGCCTGCTGCACCACGGCGGGCACCAGCCCGCGCTCGTCGAAGCGGACGTCGGCGGCCAGCGCCTCGCCGTCGAGCCCCTCCCCGGCATAGCCCTGTCCCATGGAAGCCTCCCGTCGCTAGAAGTCCAGGCGCACCGGAATGCCCTGGCTCGCCAGGTACTCCTTGACCTGCCTGATCGTGAACGTGCCAAAGTGGAAGACGCTCGCGGCGAGCACGGCGTCGGCCTCGCCCTCCAGGATGCCCTCGGCAAAGTGCTCGAGGGTGCCCACGCCGCCCGACGCGATCACCGGGATCGGCACGGCGCGCGCCACCGCACGGGTGAGGGCGAGGTCAAAGCCATCCCTCGTGCCGTCGCGGTCCATGCTCGTGAGCAGGATCTCCCCCGCCCCGCGCCGGGCTGCCTCCTCGGCCCACGCCACGGCGTCGATGCCCGTGGCCTGCCGGCCGCCCGCCAGGTACACCTCCCATCGGTCGCCGCCGCCCGGGACGCGCTTGGCGTCGATCGCGCAGATCACCGCCTGGGAGCCAAAGGCCGCGGCAGCCGCGGTGATGAGGCTCGGGTCGCGCACGGCAGCGGAGTTGAGCGACACCTTGTCGGCCCCCGCGGCAATCATCGTGCGACAGCCCGCGACGTCGCGGAAGCCGCCGCCCACCGTGTAGGGGATGCGCAGCTCGCCGGCGGCGCGGCTGGCCAGCTCGACCGTCGTTGCGCGGTTGTCGGAGGTTGCCGTGATGTCGAGGAAGACGACCTCGTCCGCGCCCTCGTGGTCGTAGCGGCGCGCCAGCTCCACGGGGTCGCCCGCGTCGCGCAGGCCGACGAAGTTGACACCCTTCACCACACGGCCGTCCTTAACGTCCAGACACGGGATGACGCGCTTGGTCAGCATGGCTTCCTTTCTGGTCGTCGGGCGGCCCGAGCGCCGGGCCCCTGCGGAAAGCTTACCGCGAGTCGGAGGCGGACGCACCGCTTGCCCCCGGGTCGTAACATGACGGCGGGCCACGTCGCACGTGGCGTCGTCACCAAATAACAAGCAGAATCCAGGTGGTATCAAACTGGTTTCCTGCGGATATAGGACACTAAACCTGATTTTGCGTGTTATTTCGAATCAGGGCGGCGCGACCACGCCTTAAGGGCCCAACCCACGGGTCCCGGCTGGAAACGCCTGCCCACGTCGGCCAGGCGCGCGGGGATGTCGATGTGCTGGGGGCAGCGTGCCGCGCAGGCACCACAGCCGACGCAGTTGCTCACGAGCCTGGGCTCGCTCGTGCGCACGGCGCTCGCGGCGTAGTACTGCCACGCGCCCGAAAACCAGCCGTGCGCGTAGCTCGCGTTGTAGGCCGAGAACGACCCGGGGATGTTGATGCCCTGCGGACACGGCATGCAGTAGTTGCATCCCGTGCACCGCACGCGGTTCACGCGCTCGAACTCGGCGACCACGCGCGCGATAGCCTCATGCTGGGCGGGCGCGAGCGAGCCGGGAAGGGCTCGCTCGGCGATCGCTGCGTTCTCGTCGACCTGCTCGGGCTCGGCCATGCCGGAGAGCAGCATCGTCACCTCGGGGTGGTCCCACACCCAGGAGAGGCCCCAGGCCGCCGGGGTCGCCAGCTCGGGCGTCGCGGCGGCCTCAAGGATGCGGCGGGCGCGGTCGGGCAGTCGGTCGGCAAGGCGGCCGCCCAGCAGCGGTTCCATGATGAAGACGGCGAGACCGCGCGCCGCCGCGGCGCGCAGGCCCGCCGTGCCCGCCTGGTAGCGCTCGCCGACGTAGTTGTACTGGATCTGGCAGAAGTCCCAGTCGTAGGCGTCGAGGACCACGGTGAAGTCGCCGGCGCTGCCGTGGTAGGAGAAGCCGATCTGGCGGATGCGGCCCGCCTCGCGCTGGCGGGCGACCCACTCCTCGAAGCCGAGCTCACACAGATGCTCCCACTGCGCCGGGCTCGTGACGTTGTGGACGAGATAGTAGTCGACGCGGTCCGTGCGCAGCCGCCGGAGCTGCTCGTCGAAGATGCGGTCGAGGTCCTCTGCGCGCCTCACCGAGCCGTGCGGGAGCTTGGTGGCGATGAGGACCCGGTCGCGCGCGCCGAGCTCCTCGAGCGCGGCACCCACGCACGCCTCGTTGCCCGGATAGAGATAGGCCGTGTCGAGGTAGTTGATGCCGCGCTCGAGGGCGCGGGCAATGATATCGCGCGCGCGGCGGGCGTCGGGACGGCCGAGCGCCCCGGGGAAGCGCATGCATCCGAGGCCGAGCGCCGAGATGCGCTCGCCGTTCCTGGGGTTCACGCGGTACTGCATGCTTCCTCCCTGTCGTGACGGGGCCCGTGTCGAAAGTGAACTGCCTCCCATTTCTTGGACATGGAAATTGAAGTCCGAGGAATGGGAGGCTTTTTATGGCATTGGATCTGAGATGCAGGCACGACGAGTCGCTCCGCCTCGAGGCCGCCCGGCTCCACGACGCGGGCCTCGGCCGCCGCGCGATCGGCGCCGCGCTTGGCGTGCCCCACGAGGCCGTGAGAAGATGGCTGGAGAAGTACAGGGCCGGCGGGACGGAGCTGCTCCTCAAGATGGGCGGGAAACAGGCGAGGTACGACTACGAGACCAAGGTCGCCGCGGCGCGCGCCGTGGTCGACGGCGGGATGGCCGGGCCCGAGGCGATGGAGCGCTTCGGCATCGCGAGCGCGACGCCGCTGAGGCAGTGGTGCAGGCTGTACCGCGAGGGCGGCGCCGAGGCGCTCAGGCCGAGGCCCAGGGGCAGGCCGAGGGGGTCCGGCGCGACGGGCGCGCCGAGGACCCGCGAGCAGGAGCTCGAGGAGCGCGTCCGCAAGCTCGAGGCGCAGGTGGCGTACCTAAAAAAATCGATAGCCCTGAAGGCGGAGCTGCGCTCCCGAGGCGGGAGAAGGCCCTAGCGGTCGCCGAGCTTTCAGGGCTGGGGCACGACCTGGCCGACCTGCTGGAGGCCGCCGGCCTCGCCAGGTCCACGTACTATTACGCGCTCGCGCACCCCAAGGCCCCGACCAGGCCGGAGCTCCGGGACAGGGTCGCCGAGATCTTCGGGAGGCTCCCGAACGGCGTCGGCCACCGCCAGGTCGCGATGGAGCTGCGGGCCGTGGACGGCGCCCGCGTAGCCGACAAGACCGTCCTCAAGATGATGCGCGAGATGGGCCTGCGCTGCGGCATCCGCCGCGAGACCGACTACCACAGGTACAACTCGTACAGGGGCGTCGTCGGCGAGACCTTCGAGAACGTGCTCGGGCGCGACTTCTCCGCGGACGGCCCGTGGCAGAAGATGGGCACCGACGTCACCGAGTTCAGGCTCTCCTTCGGCAAGGCCTACCTCGCGCCGGTGTACGACTTCGGGAGCAAGGAGATCGTGGCGCACTCGATCTCGGAGCACCCCGACCTCGAGCAGCAGCGCGAGATGCTCTCCATGCTCGCGGAGGCCAAGCCCGGGTGGGCCAGCCCGGTCATGCAGACGGACATGGGCTGGCAGTACCAGCACGCCGAGTTCGTCGCCGCGCTCGAGGGGATGGGGATCGCCCAGAGCATGTCGCGCAAGGGCAACTGCATCGACAACGGCGCCACCGAGCAGGTGTTCGGGCACATCAAGGACGAGTTCCTCCGCGGGCGCGACTGGGACACGTTCGAGGAGTTCAAGGCGGACCTCGAGGCCTACATCCACCACTGGAACCACGTGAGGCGCCAGGTCAGGCTGAAGGGCCTGACCCCGGTGGAGTTCCGGGAGCAGGCCCTTCGGGAGGCCGCCTAGCGGTTATGATTTATCGCGTCCAAGTTTTGGGGCGCAGTTCAAAGCCGAGCCGGGGCCAGTGTAGCGCACCGTATCGTCGCCCGAGCGGGCTCGGAGAAGACGCCACCTCACCGTGGCATGCAAAACGCGCACCGGTGTGATGATTATCCGTTTCTGCGCGCAAAACCTCCGCTCGTGCGACACACATTTCGTCCCTATCGTAGATTTGCTTTATATTTCTATGTCCTTTCCTGCGGAAACGCTGAATATAAATTCCGGACATCTTCCCCAGAGCCCAAACAGCATCACACGAACGCTCGATTTGCGCCGCGAAACCTCGGAACATCACACGAGCAAGCATTTTGCGTGCCGCGAAGGTCGACGACAACGAGCGCGCCCCGAAACAGGGCACCCAGACGCGTGGCGGGCCGCCGGGATAACCCGGCGGCCCGCCACGGGAAGGAACAAACTCACGCGTTAGCGCGTCTGACGCAGCCGCACGGCGCCGACAACGGCGGCGACGCCGGCAACGCATGCCACGATGGGCACCACGTAGTTGGATGTGTCACCAGTCGCGGGGATGCCGCCGTCTGCGGGCATGTCGGTCGAGGGAGCGGTTGAACCGGCGGGATGCTTGGCACCGCAGTTCCTGCAGACGCCGTCAACAAAGTCGTGGCCCGTGGCGGGGATGGCTGCCTCGGACGTGGCGGTGTACTCGGTGCCGTCGAGCTCCACCGTCCCGGTGTAGAGCATGACGCCCGGCTCGGTGCAGGTGGGCTTCACCTTGACGGTGGCGGTGGGCACTGTCTCGCGCTCCTCGACGTGGGAGGCGTTGCGCTCGCAGGTGAACGTGGCAACGAAGCGCTCGCCGTCGGCGGACCAGCCCCACTCGGGCTCGGCGCATGGCAGAGGAGGGCTATCTCGCGACGTATCTGGAGGGGCTAGACCTCTCCCAGGGCGGCTCCGTGCGCATCGGGCTCGTCCTGTTCGGGACGACCGAGGAGGGCGCGCACACCATTCTGCCCCTCACGCCGTATGACGAGGATCACCTCGACGCCATTACTGACGCATTCGAAAAGGCAGAGGCCGCACATGCAAACGAGGGGAGCGCCAACCTCGAGGCGGCCATCGCCCGCGCCGACCAAATGCTCGACGACGCGCTCGCTGAGACGGGAGGAAGCAGCGACTACCAGACCCTGGCCATCGTCTCCGATGGCATGGCAACGAGCTGGGGAATCGGCGAGCAGCAGACCTTCAACTATGACTATGCGGGCGGCACGAACGAGCCGACAGATGACTTCCTCCGAGGCCACGTGCAGCGCATCTTGGACCTCCTCAGCCACTGCTACATCGACACCGACAGAGATGGCACCAAAGAGAAGTTCGACGGGGATTCCACCGACGAACCCGGTGCCTATGACCCCTTACAGTGGATGAATGATAACGCCACGAAAATCGAGCAGGACATCAAGGGCTATGCTAACAAGACGATAAGCACCGACGAAGCCAGCAACGTCACCACAAGCCTCGAAGCGGGCGGGTATCGCGCGGCCCGTCTCTTGCGGTCGCTCCTCACCAGCGACGGAACCGACGGGCAACGGAAATACCTCGTTGTGTTTGACCAGCAAGCCGAGGCATATTCCTATGACGAGGAAGACATCCTCTTTGGCGTCAGATGTGGACTGATGAACTGCCTCGTCTACGGGGGAGGCATAGATACTGCATGGATCTCATATGTGACGCCGTCTAAGGAGGAGAGAGATCTAAGTATATCAGTCGACGCAGTGCTTACTCTCGCAACGGAATCTGGAACGCAGGACGGCGTAGTCGTCGACGTCATCGGCAAGGGGCCGGACGACGGGCATGGAAACACCTACGACTTCTCCTTCATGAAGGACCCCGACAACCTGAGCCTCACCATCGGTGACACGACCTACGAGGTCGATTCCTGCACTCAGGGAGGCGAGTTTGGGCAGTCGGGTTCCGCCCTGCCGTCGGACGTCACCGTCTATACGTTCGGAGAGGACCCGACGGATGCCACAAAGCACGTCGCCCAGCTTTATTACTGTCCAGACGGCCTGGAAATGCTCAAGGACATCGGCCTGACCGACGCTCTTGCCCCGCTGTTGGACGGGAGCCCGCAGGACGAGTGCTTCGTCCTCAAATGGACGTATCCGATGGCGCCCCACGGGACGCTCGTACAGCCCACCGTCGAGCTCTCCTATCGCGTACGCCTGGAGGACCCGCAGGTCGCGCCCGGCACTTACGGAACCTACGACGAGGACGGCAGCGAGGAACAGGAACACGAGACCCTGCTGACCAACAAGTCCGCACGCTTTGCCTTCGCGGACGAGCTCCCGGCTGGCAAGGTCTACGATTTCCCCAAGCCGACGGTCTCCTATGAGGTCCAGCCCGCCGTCGTGAGGCCGGCAGACATCACGGTCTACATGGGCGGCAGCGACGGCTACGACAGCGTCCTCACCGGCGAGGCCGGCTCGGGCGACGTGGTCACGGAGGAATCCGGGTCGCTGCCTGAGCCCGGCTTCTACGTGACGCTGCCCGACGAGGCCAACGAGGCGCTCGAGGCTGCCGGCGAGCGCGTTGACGGCGAGGCGGCCGACCTCTCCAGCTACGTAACGGTGCGCACGCAGGACGGGTCCAAGACCTGGACGCTCGAGGCCTACGGCGACACGCACTCCGGCGCCTACGACCGCTTCGTCTACCGCATCGTGGCGGCCGACGGGCAGAATCCGGTGCGCCTGCAGTTCACCGACGACGAGGGCACCCGCTACGTGAGCGACGACTTTGATCCCGCGGCGCTCGGCTCCCTCAGCCGCGACCTCTCCATGAGCATCTACCCGGGCGACGTGGACCTTGACAACATCCTCATGGACGTGAAGGTGGGCAGCGAGACGCTCACCTACGTGGTGCGCACGGAGCCCGCGACCCTGCACGTCCGCGTCGTGAACGACGAGCAGGGAGACGCGGTAACCGACGTGCTGACCGGCGAGGACGCACAGGTCCCCTCCGACGGTCGGGCGTACGCCAGTGTCCCGCAGGGAACTCGCTTCCTCATCAACGGCAGCGAGATCGACGTGACCGACGAGGCGGCTCCCTCGCTGCTCTTTGACTCTGTGGTGAGCGACGACAACACCGAGGGCGCGCGCGACTACGAGACCGCCCTGATGGGGCGCGCCACCAACGAGCTGGGGAGCTTCGGTGCGCTCTCGGACCCGAGCTACGAGGCGCGCTACCTCGACCTCGTGGACGCCAACAACGGCAACGCCTGGCTGCGGGCGACCAACCCGGTGACCGTGTACTGGCCCTACCCAGAGGGGACCGACGAGTCCACGGAGTTCTGCCTGGCGCACTTCGCCGGCCTCGACCGTGAGATTGCCCTCGACGACCTCGACGCCGCGGTCGCAGCCGCCCCGATCGAGGAGATAGAGGTCGAGAACACGCCCTACGGCATCCGCTTCACGACGGACGGCTTCTCCCCCTTCGTGCTCGCATGGGACGCCGAGGGGGGCGCCGCGCTGCCCGACACCGCCCTTCCCGCCACCGGGGACCCGACGACAACGATCTGGGCCGCCCTCCTGGCCGGAGGGGCACTCCTGGGCGTGCGCCTCGTCACCCGCAGGCACCAGGCGTAGCCCCTCGCGGCGTGCGCGAGGCTACGCGCACGCCGCGAGAGCCTCCTCGAGCGAGAACTCCCCCTCGTAGAGGGCACGGCCGGTGATGGCGCCCTCTATGACGCCCTCCCCGAGCGCCGCGAGGGCGCGCAGGTCGTCGAGACTCGCGATGCCGCCCGAGGCGACGACCGGAAAGCCCGCCACCTCGGCCACGTGACGGTAGGCATCGGCGTCGACGCCGCAGCGCATGCCGTCGCGCGAGACGTCGGTGAAGACGAGGTGGCGATATCCCAGGTCGGCGAGACGGGCGACCAGCTCGTCGGCAGAGAGCGCCGCGCCCTCGCGCCAGCCGTTCACGCGGACCTCACCGCCGCGCGCCGCCACGTCGGCGACGACGAGCTCGCCGAACTCGCGAGCGGCGTCGCGGGCGAAGGCCGCGTCGCGCACGAGCGCCGTGCCAATCGCGACGCGCCGGACGCCGAGGCCGGCAAGGCGCTCCACGGACGCCATCGAGCGCACGCCGCCCCCCACGTCGACCGAGATGCCACCCACGGCGCAAATCTCCCGGATGGCGGCATCGTTGGCGGAGCGAGCCGCCTCGTCCTCCTCGAGCGCCGCGGAGAGGTCCACGACGTGGACCCAGCGCGCCCCTGCGTCGCGGAAGGACTCGGCCACCGCCGCCGGGTCGTCGGAGTAGACGTCCATGCGGGAGCGCTCACCGTTCGCGAGCCGCACCACGCGCCCGCCCACCAGGTCGATCGCGGGAAAGAGGATCACGCCGCCCCCTCTGTCAGGCGCACGAAGCTGCGCAGGATCTGAAGGCCCACCGCGGAGCTCTTCTCGGGATGGAACTGAACGCCGTAGACGTTCTTCTCGTCCCAGACCGCCGAGGCGAAGCTGCGCGCGTAGTGGGTGCGCGCGGTCACGATGGCGTCGGGCACGTCGTCGGCGAGGGCGAAGGAATGCGTGAAGTAGACGTGGGCGCCCTCCGCCACGCCCGCGAAGAGCGGGCAGGAGCGGCCGAGCCGGGTGAGGTCGAGCTGGTCCCAGCCCACGTGCGGAACCTTGAGGCGGCTCGACTCGAGGCGCGTCGCCGACCCCGGCAGCACGCCGAGGCCCGGCGCCGCGGACCCGTCGGCGGTCTCCGTCCCGCGCTCGAAGAGCAGCTGCAGGCCGAGGCAGATGCCCAGGAACGGAGCACCCCTGCCCACGGCGGAGAGGATCGCCTCGTCCTGGCCGCTCTCGCGCAGGTAGGCCATCGCGTCGCCGAAGCTGCCCACGCCGGGCAGGACGAGCGCCCCGGCGCGCGCGATCGCCGCCGGGTCGTCAGTCACGAGAGCCGTGCCCCCCGCCTCCGCGAGCCCGCGCTCGACGGAGCTCAGGTTGCCCTTGTGGTAGTCGACGACGACGATGGGGCGCGCCATCACAGCGACCCCTTCGTGGAGGGGACGCCGTCGACGCGCGGGTCGCGCTCGACGGCCTCGCGCAGGGCGCGGGCG
Above is a genomic segment from Olsenella timonensis containing:
- a CDS encoding aldo/keto reductase, whose amino-acid sequence is MQYRVNPRNGERISALGLGCMRFPGALGRPDARRARDIIARALERGINYLDTAYLYPGNEACVGAALEELGARDRVLIATKLPHGSVRRAEDLDRIFDEQLRRLRTDRVDYYLVHNVTSPAQWEHLCELGFEEWVARQREAGRIRQIGFSYHGSAGDFTVVLDAYDWDFCQIQYNYVGERYQAGTAGLRAAAARGLAVFIMEPLLGGRLADRLPDRARRILEAAATPELATPAAWGLSWVWDHPEVTMLLSGMAEPEQVDENAAIAERALPGSLAPAQHEAIARVVAEFERVNRVRCTGCNYCMPCPQGINIPGSFSAYNASYAHGWFSGAWQYYAASAVRTSEPRLVSNCVGCGACAARCPQHIDIPARLADVGRRFQPGPVGWALKAWSRRPDSK
- a CDS encoding helix-turn-helix domain-containing protein, whose protein sequence is MALDLRCRHDESLRLEAARLHDAGLGRRAIGAALGVPHEAVRRWLEKYRAGGTELLLKMGGKQARYDYETKVAAARAVVDGGMAGPEAMERFGIASATPLRQWCRLYREGGAEALRPRPRGRPRGSGATGAPRTREQELEERVRKLEAQVAYLKKSIALKAELRSRGGRRP
- a CDS encoding IS3 family transposase, translated to MLEAAGLARSTYYYALAHPKAPTRPELRDRVAEIFGRLPNGVGHRQVAMELRAVDGARVADKTVLKMMREMGLRCGIRRETDYHRYNSYRGVVGETFENVLGRDFSADGPWQKMGTDVTEFRLSFGKAYLAPVYDFGSKEIVAHSISEHPDLEQQREMLSMLAEAKPGWASPVMQTDMGWQYQHAEFVAALEGMGIAQSMSRKGNCIDNGATEQVFGHIKDEFLRGRDWDTFEEFKADLEAYIHHWNHVRRQVRLKGLTPVEFREQALREAA
- a CDS encoding HisA/HisF-related TIM barrel protein, with protein sequence MILFPAIDLVGGRVVRLANGERSRMDVYSDDPAAVAESFRDAGARWVHVVDLSAALEEDEAARSANDAAIREICAVGGISVDVGGGVRSMASVERLAGLGVRRVAIGTALVRDAAFARDAAREFGELVVADVAARGGEVRVNGWREGAALSADELVARLADLGYRHLVFTDVSRDGMRCGVDADAYRHVAEVAGFPVVASGGIASLDDLRALAALGEGVIEGAITGRALYEGEFSLEEALAACA
- the hisH gene encoding imidazole glycerol phosphate synthase subunit HisH, with protein sequence MARPIVVVDYHKGNLSSVERGLAEAGGTALVTDDPAAIARAGALVLPGVGSFGDAMAYLRESGQDEAILSAVGRGAPFLGICLGLQLLFERGTETADGSAAPGLGVLPGSATRLESSRLKVPHVGWDQLDLTRLGRSCPLFAGVAEGAHVYFTHSFALADDVPDAIVTARTHYARSFASAVWDEKNVYGVQFHPEKSSAVGLQILRSFVRLTEGAA